In Erigeron canadensis isolate Cc75 chromosome 6, C_canadensis_v1, whole genome shotgun sequence, the following are encoded in one genomic region:
- the LOC122605364 gene encoding basic leucine zipper 34, whose amino-acid sequence MSRQPHLPPRCPIAKTKSLDSSSWKNENFHLQHQKSVSQSFDMEEQPAWLDDLLGDWDSGFKLKSHRRAASDSGTLLDGLSELPSVNTEKDDKNAATVLEESSCIYGPNSPRSMGNVLIELPKVNVVKDDKNAATALQESACIYGPNSPRAKEKVSVQENDIVSALSEYASHGPVQYANSDVFGSAFSQLDSVKDAVGEVTIEAKPFKRHSAQRSRVRKLQYIADLERTVESFQNIVSELAVRVDSLAEQRVYLSLENKQLKQRLARLQQEKFVMERQYQFMRNEAEVLKHRLSKVNTHIRSNSTGNTEKLHVEPAWHMIDMGKLHIN is encoded by the exons ATGTCGAGACAGCCACACCTTCCACCTCGTTGCCCTATTGCAAAGACGAAATCTCTAGATTCTTCATcatggaaaaatgaaaactttcatTTGCAACACCAAAAATCTGTATCGCAGAGTTTTGATATGGAGGAGCAACCAGCATGGCTAGATGATCTTTTGGGTGATTGGGACTCGGGTTTCAAGTTAAAATCTCATCGTCGTGCAGCTAGTGATTCTGGAACTCTTTTGGATGGGCTTTCTGAGTTGCCTAGCGTGAACACGgaaaaagatgataaaaatgctgctactgtttTAGAGGAGTCGTCTTGTATATATGGTCCTAACTCACCTCGAAGCATGGGAAACGTATTAATTGAGTTGCCTAAAGTGAATGTTGTAAAAGATGATAAAAATGCCGCTACTGCATTACAGGAGTCTGCTTGTATATATGGTCCTAACTCACCTCGGGCCAAGGAGAAAGTATCAGTTCAAGAGAATGATATAGTTTCAGCTTTATCAGAGTATGCTTCTCATGGTCCTGTGCAGTATGCCAATTCAGATGTTTTCGGTTCTGCGTTTTCACAACTTGATTCAGTAAAAGATGCAGTTGGTGAAGTCACTATAGAGGCTAAACCGTTTAAAAG GCATTCTGCGCAAAGGTCACGTGTACGTAAACTCCAGTATATAGCAGACTTGGAAAGAACTGTTGAAAGTTTTCAG AATATCGTGTCAGAATTAGCTGTAAGAGTTGATTCTCTGGCAGAGCAACGTGTTTATTTGTCGCTAGAGAATAAGCAACTAAAGCAGCGGTTGGCCAGACTACAGCAGGAAAAGTTTGTCATGGAAC GCCAGTACCAGTTTATGAGAAATGAAGCTGAGGTGTTGAAACATCGTTTAAGCAAGGTAAACACACATATTAGGTCGAATTCTACTGGCAATACAGAGAAACTGCATGTAGAACCAGCTTGGCATATGATCGACATGGGCAAGCTTCATATTAACTGA